The proteins below are encoded in one region of Halodesulfovibrio sp. MK-HDV:
- a CDS encoding PD40 domain-containing protein, producing MKRIYILTLLVCMAFAVATTANARSLEIDIYGPGQNSINLIQSKPVIAPQAQESDQTVQSAATLSKLINNNLYYLPFMNLMKGNTILGGNTVAGGTGKVIDFKKYQLANVDLLVTEVWPEVPNGGRPKVELRAFEVFTGKLILGKAYSELTPENLPNVADRFCSALMKKLTGRGEFFLSTLAFVKKASPEKKDIWTVRPSGRDLNRLTNMSGLAMSPTWSPDGRYILFSHIGKRYHSMGIWDRLTQRVQKVQFPGNTIIGPAFLPDNKVAVSLATGGNPDIYLLNHLFKREKTLVKNWAIDVSPNFDASGKKMVFVSSRRGNPHIFLKDLTTGKETRITRNGKYNTSPSISPDGELVVFARRTPQGHRIFALDLVTSKEKQITFGPGDDEMPDFGPDGFFVAFSSNRTGEYKIYLTTRHGGTPRIVQTGSGEATLPSWGMVPAASGR from the coding sequence ATGAAGCGTATTTATATACTGACATTACTGGTGTGCATGGCTTTTGCCGTAGCAACAACCGCGAATGCCCGTTCCCTGGAGATTGATATCTACGGGCCGGGACAAAATAGCATTAACCTCATCCAGTCCAAGCCAGTTATTGCACCACAAGCACAGGAAAGTGATCAAACAGTACAAAGTGCTGCGACTCTTTCTAAGCTTATTAACAACAATCTGTACTACCTGCCGTTTATGAACCTTATGAAGGGTAACACCATTCTTGGTGGCAATACGGTAGCTGGTGGTACAGGAAAAGTGATTGATTTTAAAAAGTACCAGCTTGCAAATGTTGACTTACTTGTTACCGAAGTATGGCCGGAAGTGCCAAACGGTGGTCGCCCAAAAGTTGAACTGCGTGCATTTGAAGTGTTCACGGGCAAGCTGATTCTTGGTAAAGCGTATTCCGAGCTCACACCGGAAAACCTTCCGAACGTTGCAGACAGATTTTGTTCTGCTTTAATGAAGAAACTAACAGGGCGTGGCGAATTTTTCCTCTCCACACTTGCTTTCGTAAAAAAAGCGAGCCCTGAAAAGAAAGATATCTGGACAGTCCGACCTTCAGGTCGTGATTTGAACAGACTGACGAATATGTCCGGCCTTGCCATGTCACCAACATGGTCTCCTGATGGTCGGTACATTCTATTCAGTCATATTGGTAAAAGATACCACTCCATGGGCATTTGGGACCGATTGACCCAGCGAGTGCAAAAAGTTCAATTCCCGGGTAACACCATTATTGGCCCTGCTTTTCTGCCTGATAATAAAGTAGCAGTTAGCCTTGCCACCGGTGGTAATCCTGACATATACCTTTTGAACCACCTCTTCAAACGCGAAAAAACTCTTGTAAAGAACTGGGCAATCGATGTTTCTCCAAACTTCGATGCCTCAGGGAAGAAGATGGTGTTTGTTTCCAGCAGACGCGGAAACCCACACATCTTCCTTAAAGACCTGACGACAGGCAAAGAGACCCGTATTACTCGAAATGGCAAATACAACACCAGCCCGTCTATTTCACCTGACGGAGAACTGGTAGTATTCGCGCGTAGGACACCGCAAGGCCACAGAATCTTTGCTCTTGACCTCGTCACTAGCAAAGAAAAGCAGATTACCTTCGGACCGGGAGATGACGAAATGCCTGACTTCGGTCCCGATGGCTTTTTTGTGGCTTTCTCGTCCAATCGCACTGGCGAATACAAAATATATCTTACCACCCGCCACGGGGGGACTCCAAGGATTGTACAGACCGGCTCAGGAGAAGCAACTCTGCCTTCATGGGGCATGGTTCCGGCTGCGTCAGGACGATGA
- a CDS encoding dihydroorotate dehydrogenase electron transfer subunit, translated as MHQEQCTTLTVLDNVPFGTVSGESLFFALRIERPEWADWKPGQFVMLRPEGWALDMIWARPFSICRVSKRDLVIFFQVVGRGTRRLAELKTGDRVVVWGPLGTPFVVEDKTPTLLLAGGIGIAPLVAYAQKHPQPWNLHMEFGHRMPLNCYPFESINERITAASHLERGPDDLAHFLDLVETSVKEYAETDGLVLACGPTPFLRAVQTFAAKHNARCQLSLENRMACGVGACLGCVTKTTDKMTAKGVAAGRAQACEHGPVFWADQIILDEE; from the coding sequence ATGCATCAGGAACAATGCACTACACTTACAGTTCTCGATAATGTTCCCTTTGGAACAGTATCCGGCGAAAGTCTCTTTTTCGCCCTACGCATTGAGCGCCCGGAATGGGCAGATTGGAAGCCAGGCCAATTTGTGATGCTTCGCCCGGAAGGGTGGGCGCTTGATATGATCTGGGCGCGTCCCTTTTCAATTTGTCGCGTGAGCAAACGCGATCTCGTAATTTTCTTTCAGGTTGTAGGACGCGGAACACGCCGTCTTGCAGAACTGAAAACCGGTGACAGGGTTGTGGTCTGGGGACCTTTAGGTACTCCATTCGTTGTAGAGGATAAAACCCCTACACTGCTGCTCGCAGGTGGTATCGGCATTGCGCCGCTTGTTGCCTACGCGCAGAAGCATCCACAACCATGGAACCTGCATATGGAGTTCGGGCACAGAATGCCTTTGAACTGCTACCCGTTTGAATCAATCAATGAACGCATTACAGCAGCAAGCCACCTTGAGCGCGGCCCTGATGATTTAGCACATTTTCTTGATTTGGTTGAAACAAGCGTTAAAGAATACGCAGAAACTGACGGCCTGGTGCTTGCCTGTGGTCCTACTCCGTTCTTACGGGCGGTGCAGACGTTTGCAGCAAAGCATAACGCACGTTGTCAGCTTTCTCTCGAAAACCGTATGGCATGCGGCGTTGGCGCATGTTTGGGTTGTGTAACTAAAACAACAGATAAAATGACTGCCAAAGGTGTTGCAGCCGGTCGCGCGCAAGCATGTGAGCACGGGCCTGTATTCTGGGCAGATCAAATTATCCTCGACGAAGAGTAG
- a CDS encoding TolC family protein, which translates to MRCPRWQQLLLLIMLSIIIAAPVYAEEMTSQEDVPQDVKIDREASPAERSAVAAEIKQASNAIKPEDTAGILFSGTFTLKKAVLKALADNPSIEAARRGATSAEETRKAARGAFGPALSTEYTASYSDKSVFNNHNIYQWSLTVSQPIFTGFNILATYNSAALTAQSQELALGLSELNLIFLVQQNFINLLAARENVESAKDSVERLASQLKVAQAFYDVGLKPRIDVLRAEAQLSEAEDTLISAQNTVVIQEARLNTLLNLPVNAHIQYEGELAYFPFEQPLEVSLDTAAHYRPDILIARKATEISQEQVTLAASDFYPQIFANVEYVKNGDGFDVNGFDSNNNTTALSNTSVGATLEWSLFSWGTTYFATTSAKQNVLSVKATEANTWQEAAFEVKSRYLNIITAAKRIKVAEKTVAAAEEAYRMAVARYQAQVGTNTDVLDAQSDLSSAEASLITARGDYMISVASLYNATGRKVPGLTTSNIINETGHGLQSDIASDIKEDVAAERKDDTSALDQPLDTDTDRQLENTLEKEADQ; encoded by the coding sequence ATGAGATGCCCCCGTTGGCAACAGCTGCTTTTACTCATAATGCTGAGTATCATTATAGCAGCGCCTGTTTATGCAGAAGAGATGACCTCACAGGAAGACGTTCCACAGGATGTTAAGATTGACCGCGAAGCATCCCCGGCTGAACGCTCTGCTGTGGCTGCTGAAATCAAACAGGCCTCAAACGCAATTAAGCCAGAAGACACTGCTGGCATCCTATTCTCAGGAACTTTTACTCTAAAAAAGGCTGTGCTGAAAGCCCTCGCTGATAACCCGTCCATTGAAGCTGCCCGTAGAGGCGCAACTAGCGCCGAAGAAACAAGAAAAGCTGCCCGTGGTGCTTTTGGCCCAGCTTTGAGCACTGAATACACAGCCTCCTACTCGGATAAAAGTGTATTCAACAACCACAACATATACCAATGGTCTCTGACAGTGTCACAGCCAATTTTTACTGGTTTTAATATTCTTGCTACCTACAACAGCGCTGCCCTTACTGCACAGAGTCAGGAGCTTGCACTTGGACTGTCAGAATTAAACCTTATTTTTCTTGTTCAACAGAACTTTATTAACCTGCTGGCAGCACGTGAAAATGTTGAGTCTGCTAAAGACTCCGTTGAACGTCTTGCTTCTCAGCTAAAAGTTGCACAGGCATTTTACGATGTTGGCCTCAAGCCGCGTATCGACGTTCTGCGTGCTGAAGCACAGCTTTCTGAAGCTGAAGACACCCTCATTTCTGCACAGAATACGGTTGTTATTCAGGAAGCCCGTCTGAACACGCTCCTTAACCTGCCTGTTAATGCACATATTCAATACGAAGGCGAACTTGCATATTTCCCGTTTGAACAGCCACTTGAAGTTAGCCTTGATACCGCTGCTCATTACCGCCCTGACATTCTTATTGCCCGTAAGGCAACTGAGATTTCTCAGGAGCAGGTAACTCTCGCAGCAAGCGACTTTTACCCGCAAATCTTCGCGAATGTGGAATATGTAAAAAATGGTGACGGTTTTGATGTTAACGGATTCGATAGCAACAACAATACGACGGCTCTTTCCAACACTTCAGTCGGTGCAACACTTGAATGGAGCCTCTTCTCCTGGGGTACCACCTACTTTGCAACAACCAGCGCAAAGCAGAACGTACTTTCTGTTAAAGCTACTGAAGCAAACACATGGCAGGAAGCTGCGTTTGAAGTTAAATCTCGCTACTTGAATATTATTACCGCTGCAAAGCGTATTAAAGTAGCAGAAAAAACCGTTGCCGCAGCAGAAGAAGCATACCGTATGGCTGTAGCACGCTATCAGGCACAGGTTGGTACCAACACTGATGTACTTGATGCACAGTCTGATTTATCTTCTGCAGAAGCTTCTCTGATTACCGCTCGCGGTGACTACATGATCTCTGTAGCATCCTTGTACAACGCAACCGGCCGCAAGGTTCCGGGGCTTACAACAAGCAACATAATCAACGAGACAGGTCACGGTCTGCAATCTGATATTGCTAGCGATATCAAAGAAGATGTTGCAGCAGAACGCAAAGATGACACTTCAGCTTTAGACCAGCCTCTTGATACTGACACAGATCGTCAGCTCGAGAATACACTTGAAAAAGAAGCTGATCAGTAA
- a CDS encoding ABC transporter ATP-binding protein: protein MSITTFLELKNVTRKFSVEQPLFSAAPRELTAVNDVSFTIEKGTTLGLVGESGCGKSTVAKIVAHLLPPSSGDVLLEGESIWHGSHKTTRSLPQRIQMIFQDPVSSLNPRKSIGKSIQEALDVHRVGSSADRKKVVTELLERVGMRAEHYARYPHEFSGGQRQRVAIARSLVLNPDFIVCDEAVSALDVSVQAQVLNLLTELQNDFGLTYMFISHDLAVVGHVSDVIAVMYLGRLVELTSAQALFDNALHPYTQMLLEAIPAPVPKRRSAGSVPDGDIPSPLTLPKGCPFHPRCKQVMPVCKEVTPQWLEIEKNHHVLCHLYT, encoded by the coding sequence ATGAGCATTACAACTTTTTTAGAACTTAAAAATGTTACTCGTAAATTTTCCGTAGAACAGCCTTTGTTTTCAGCGGCTCCCAGAGAACTGACGGCTGTTAACGATGTCAGTTTTACCATCGAAAAAGGCACAACTTTAGGACTGGTTGGGGAAAGCGGCTGCGGTAAATCCACGGTGGCAAAAATTGTTGCCCATTTACTTCCGCCATCTTCCGGTGACGTTCTTCTGGAAGGCGAATCCATATGGCACGGAAGCCACAAGACAACCCGTTCCTTACCGCAACGCATCCAGATGATCTTTCAAGATCCTGTATCATCACTGAACCCGCGAAAAAGTATCGGCAAGAGCATTCAGGAAGCATTGGATGTCCATCGAGTCGGCAGCTCTGCTGACCGTAAAAAAGTTGTTACAGAGCTATTGGAACGTGTTGGTATGCGTGCTGAACATTATGCTCGTTACCCGCATGAATTTTCTGGCGGCCAGCGGCAGCGTGTCGCTATTGCCCGTTCGCTAGTTTTAAATCCAGATTTTATTGTCTGCGATGAAGCTGTTTCTGCATTGGATGTTTCGGTACAGGCACAAGTACTGAACCTTTTGACTGAGCTACAGAACGATTTCGGGCTGACATACATGTTCATATCACATGACTTAGCCGTTGTAGGCCATGTGAGCGACGTAATCGCCGTTATGTACCTTGGACGCCTTGTTGAGTTAACAAGCGCTCAGGCGCTGTTTGATAACGCATTACATCCCTACACTCAAATGCTGCTCGAAGCCATTCCGGCACCTGTCCCGAAAAGACGCAGTGCTGGCAGCGTACCGGACGGAGATATTCCAAGTCCATTAACGTTACCTAAGGGATGTCCATTTCATCCACGTTGCAAGCAGGTCATGCCTGTATGTAAAGAAGTAACTCCGCAATGGTTGGAAATTGAGAAAAACCACCATGTATTGTGTCACTTATATACATAG
- a CDS encoding peptidase U32 family protein: protein MQNKPEILAPAGDKNAFLAAIAAGADAVYLGLKHFSARMAADNFSSTELSKMVELAHKEDRKVYVAMNTLVKPGDPDSAARLIGRLQRDVQPDALIMQDLGMVEVAKQVGFKGELHLSTLANVTHPAAFKVAQEMGVDRIILPRELDIDEVRQCSDACPEDMSLEMFVHGALCYCVSGRCYWSSYMGGKSGLRGRCVQPCRRVYQQKARKGRFFSCQDLSLDVLAKTLLPIENLKSWKIEGRKKGPHYVYYVTTAYKLLRDNPDDPKARKQAEQILEQALGRPSTHSTFLPQKRRSPVDPGEQTSSGRLVGKITVEPPAKAKKGERTYPKYFFKPRFELLKADYLRIGYEDEQWHFTDRVPHPIPKNGTFVLRAPAGKRPKSGTPVFLIDRREQEMINLLKEWDGKLSRCKGKKSEAIEAPLTYPAAGKRPRAVTILMRDHLPHGKEGKAGKFTDTANGIWLGERALKTVGRTLFGRMSWWLPPVIWPNEENKWRSMIKMALRQGARHFVLGSPWQAAFFEGARNIDLIAGPFCNPSNPAAIAALKKMGFKGAIISPELAQEDIMELPKQSCLPLGVVLYGYWPMGISRFPLEGVKPNEPFYSPKGECFWLRRYGQNSWIYPGWPMDIEKNKQLLLQAGYTMFVKLMEKPPSVVPEAKRTSPFNWDLDLL from the coding sequence ATGCAAAATAAACCTGAAATTTTGGCACCTGCCGGTGATAAAAACGCGTTTCTCGCAGCAATAGCTGCGGGTGCTGACGCGGTATACCTTGGCTTGAAACATTTTTCTGCCCGTATGGCGGCGGATAACTTCTCCTCTACCGAGCTTTCTAAGATGGTAGAGCTTGCCCACAAAGAAGACCGCAAGGTCTACGTGGCAATGAACACACTTGTTAAGCCGGGTGATCCTGATTCCGCTGCACGCCTTATCGGCAGACTTCAGCGCGATGTACAGCCGGACGCACTTATCATGCAGGATTTAGGCATGGTTGAAGTGGCAAAACAGGTTGGTTTTAAGGGCGAATTGCACCTTTCTACACTGGCGAACGTTACCCACCCTGCTGCATTTAAAGTTGCACAGGAAATGGGCGTAGACCGCATCATTCTTCCACGTGAGCTGGATATTGATGAAGTACGTCAATGCAGTGATGCATGTCCTGAAGACATGTCTCTTGAAATGTTCGTACACGGTGCGCTTTGCTACTGTGTATCCGGACGTTGCTACTGGTCCAGCTACATGGGCGGTAAATCCGGTCTTCGCGGTCGCTGTGTTCAGCCTTGTCGCCGCGTGTACCAGCAGAAAGCTCGTAAGGGACGTTTCTTCTCTTGTCAGGATTTGTCTCTGGACGTTCTGGCAAAAACACTTCTTCCTATTGAAAATCTCAAGTCATGGAAGATTGAAGGCCGTAAAAAGGGCCCTCATTATGTGTACTACGTAACTACAGCGTACAAACTGCTTCGTGATAACCCGGACGATCCGAAAGCGCGTAAACAGGCAGAGCAAATTTTGGAACAGGCGCTTGGTCGTCCTTCCACTCATAGCACCTTCCTGCCGCAGAAACGTCGTTCTCCTGTTGATCCGGGCGAACAGACAAGTTCCGGTCGCCTTGTTGGTAAGATTACCGTTGAGCCGCCTGCAAAGGCTAAAAAGGGCGAACGCACTTACCCTAAATATTTCTTCAAGCCTCGCTTTGAGCTGCTGAAAGCTGACTACCTGCGTATTGGGTACGAAGATGAGCAGTGGCACTTTACAGACCGTGTTCCGCATCCGATACCGAAAAACGGTACTTTTGTACTGCGCGCACCAGCTGGTAAGCGTCCGAAAAGCGGCACTCCTGTATTTTTGATTGATCGCCGTGAACAGGAAATGATCAATCTCCTGAAAGAATGGGATGGCAAGCTGTCCCGCTGTAAAGGCAAAAAGAGTGAAGCTATTGAAGCACCTCTTACCTATCCTGCAGCAGGCAAACGCCCACGCGCAGTTACTATTCTCATGCGTGACCATCTTCCGCATGGTAAAGAAGGTAAAGCAGGTAAATTTACAGATACAGCAAACGGCATCTGGCTTGGTGAACGTGCGCTGAAAACTGTTGGACGTACTCTCTTTGGTCGTATGTCATGGTGGTTGCCACCAGTGATCTGGCCAAACGAAGAAAACAAATGGCGCTCCATGATCAAAATGGCGCTGCGTCAGGGTGCTCGTCACTTTGTACTCGGCTCCCCGTGGCAGGCTGCTTTCTTTGAAGGCGCACGCAACATCGATCTTATTGCAGGTCCATTCTGTAACCCGTCCAACCCTGCTGCAATTGCAGCATTGAAAAAGATGGGCTTCAAAGGCGCTATCATTTCTCCAGAGCTTGCTCAGGAAGATATTATGGAACTGCCTAAACAGAGTTGTCTGCCGCTTGGCGTGGTTCTTTACGGTTACTGGCCAATGGGCATCTCCCGATTCCCTCTTGAAGGCGTAAAACCGAACGAGCCGTTCTATTCTCCAAAAGGCGAATGCTTCTGGCTGCGCCGCTACGGTCAGAACTCCTGGATTTACCCGGGCTGGCCTATGGATATCGAAAAGAACAAGCAGCTGCTTCTTCAGGCTGGTTACACCATGTTTGTAAAACTCATGGAAAAACCACCATCTGTTGTTCCTGAAGCAAAACGTACTTCCCCGTTCAACTGGGATCTGGATCTGTTATAA
- a CDS encoding DUF4911 domain-containing protein: MAKKRNRKPRPPLPAPSWSSMLYAKIEKKYIGMFRFLLEAQDNLGYATVVDNYDCVLKITFSPHQEREMRAFLKGMQQTIPFEVFERPVE; the protein is encoded by the coding sequence ATGGCAAAAAAACGTAATAGAAAACCACGTCCACCTTTACCGGCACCAAGCTGGTCAAGCATGCTGTATGCAAAAATTGAAAAGAAATACATCGGCATGTTCCGCTTTCTGCTCGAAGCACAAGATAACCTCGGCTATGCAACCGTAGTCGATAACTATGACTGTGTGCTTAAGATTACCTTCTCGCCGCATCAGGAACGAGAAATGCGCGCGTTCCTCAAAGGAATGCAGCAAACAATTCCATTTGAAGTTTTTGAACGACCTGTGGAGTAA
- a CDS encoding ExbD/TolR family protein: MAISIGNKRGFVSEINVTPFVDVMLVLLIIFMVTAPLMTQGLDVELPQTETVSALPSDKDHLILTIDKNGKMTLDDYAVTEQDLPGHLDRLVKKQNKQLFLRADTNVAYGKVVNAMGIIKGAGIDNLGVLAETPETPTAKK; the protein is encoded by the coding sequence ATGGCTATATCTATCGGAAATAAAAGAGGCTTTGTGTCTGAAATCAACGTGACGCCTTTTGTAGACGTTATGCTGGTTTTGCTCATCATTTTTATGGTGACAGCACCACTCATGACACAGGGGCTGGACGTAGAACTGCCACAAACAGAAACTGTTTCCGCTTTGCCATCAGATAAAGATCATTTGATACTTACCATCGATAAGAACGGTAAGATGACGCTTGATGACTACGCTGTAACAGAACAGGATCTTCCGGGACATCTGGATCGCCTTGTAAAAAAACAAAATAAGCAGCTCTTCCTGCGCGCAGATACAAATGTAGCATATGGGAAAGTTGTTAATGCGATGGGCATTATTAAAGGTGCCGGCATCGATAATTTAGGAGTTCTCGCTGAAACTCCAGAAACCCCGACCGCAAAAAAATAG
- the pal gene encoding peptidoglycan-associated lipoprotein Pal: MMKRFGIALLLILAMAMSFGCAKKQVAVTPENASGSTAVVEAPADNYNDSGSMTMTSQVQEGQLSEEITAAAVVMADAPIFFDFDKFDIKPEYRTVLKHNAMMLKKYPMMRVLIEGHTDSRGTSEYNLALGERRARAVQDYLIVLGVQATQLEIVSYGEERGAVQGSSEAAWAKNRRAEFKLIK; encoded by the coding sequence ATGATGAAACGATTCGGTATTGCACTGCTGCTCATTCTGGCTATGGCCATGAGCTTCGGTTGTGCTAAAAAACAGGTAGCTGTTACCCCTGAAAATGCCTCTGGCTCCACTGCTGTTGTTGAAGCACCTGCTGACAACTACAATGATAGTGGTTCCATGACTATGACATCTCAGGTTCAGGAAGGACAGCTCTCAGAAGAAATTACAGCCGCTGCTGTTGTAATGGCTGACGCTCCAATCTTCTTCGACTTTGATAAATTTGACATTAAGCCTGAGTACCGCACAGTACTCAAGCACAATGCTATGATGCTTAAAAAGTACCCTATGATGCGTGTTCTTATTGAAGGCCACACAGACTCACGCGGTACTTCCGAATACAACCTTGCACTTGGTGAACGCCGCGCACGCGCAGTTCAGGATTACCTGATCGTTCTCGGTGTACAAGCAACTCAGCTCGAAATCGTTTCTTACGGTGAAGAGCGTGGGGCAGTTCAGGGTTCAAGCGAAGCTGCTTGGGCTAAGAACCGTCGCGCAGAGTTCAAACTCATCAAGTAA
- the tolQ gene encoding protein TolQ — MGDTNIFMLIGQATIVVKIVLGMLALMSVISWTIMFNKWLTLSSAKKRASKGINAFQDAKSLREAVQAVGTDASSPLFFVAQQGVDEYTRLRDNVNSSTVIADNVQRSLEQGVTMQSASLSGALPFLATCANSAPFIGLFGTVWGIMHAFQTIGQMKSAALAAVAPGISEALVATAIGLAVAIPAGIGYNMFLGKLQDIEVQLNSFSGVFLNRVQRELHTQRPKRTTGEG, encoded by the coding sequence ATGGGCGATACCAACATCTTCATGCTCATCGGGCAAGCGACAATTGTTGTAAAAATTGTACTTGGAATGCTTGCACTTATGTCCGTCATTAGTTGGACAATTATGTTTAATAAGTGGCTTACACTCAGTTCTGCTAAGAAACGTGCCTCCAAAGGCATTAATGCTTTTCAGGATGCTAAATCGCTACGCGAAGCTGTTCAGGCCGTAGGCACTGATGCTTCTTCCCCACTCTTTTTCGTAGCACAACAGGGCGTGGATGAATATACACGTCTTCGCGATAACGTAAATTCTTCAACCGTAATTGCAGACAACGTTCAACGTTCTTTGGAACAGGGCGTGACTATGCAGTCTGCATCTCTTTCCGGCGCATTGCCGTTTCTTGCGACATGTGCGAACTCAGCACCGTTTATCGGTCTGTTTGGTACTGTATGGGGTATTATGCACGCCTTCCAGACCATCGGTCAGATGAAGTCAGCAGCATTGGCAGCTGTAGCACCGGGTATTTCCGAAGCATTGGTAGCAACAGCTATCGGCCTTGCTGTGGCAATTCCTGCTGGCATCGGCTACAACATGTTCCTTGGTAAATTGCAGGACATTGAAGTGCAGCTTAATTCTTTCTCCGGTGTATTTTTGAACCGTGTGCAGCGTGAATTACACACACAGCGTCCAAAACGTACCACCGGCGAAGGGTAG
- a CDS encoding dihydroorotate dehydrogenase, whose translation MTMNVTLPGSTDLQFKNPILTASGTFGYGVEFAPYGDLKTLGGIVVKGLSLEPRAGNPMPRIAETPCGMLNAVGLQNSGVENFITEKLPKLPTAELPVIANIYACDPAEFGELTAVLAAEEGIAAIEVNISCPNVQEGGILFGQDSKLAARVTESVKKAAGDKPVIIKLSPNVTDITTIAKAVEGAGADIISCINTLSGMGVDIRTRKPLIANVIGGLSGPAIKPVALRCTHQVCKAVSIPVIGMGGIASAEDVLEFILVGAHAVQVGTANFLRPDFSFRLVDQLEQLMAKLNITDLEEFRGSLKL comes from the coding sequence ATGACTATGAACGTAACGCTTCCAGGCTCTACCGATTTACAGTTTAAGAACCCGATTCTCACCGCATCCGGCACTTTCGGATACGGTGTAGAGTTTGCCCCATACGGCGATCTTAAAACACTCGGTGGTATTGTGGTAAAAGGGCTTTCCCTTGAGCCGCGTGCGGGTAACCCGATGCCACGTATTGCAGAAACTCCATGCGGTATGCTCAATGCCGTTGGTCTGCAAAACTCCGGTGTAGAAAATTTCATCACTGAAAAATTGCCGAAGCTTCCAACCGCTGAGCTGCCTGTTATTGCTAACATCTACGCATGTGATCCTGCTGAGTTCGGTGAACTCACCGCAGTGCTCGCAGCTGAAGAAGGCATCGCAGCAATCGAAGTGAACATTTCCTGCCCTAACGTGCAGGAAGGCGGCATTCTCTTCGGACAAGATTCGAAACTGGCAGCACGCGTAACAGAATCTGTTAAAAAAGCTGCCGGTGACAAGCCAGTAATTATCAAGCTGAGCCCGAATGTTACCGACATCACCACCATCGCTAAAGCCGTAGAAGGCGCCGGTGCAGATATTATTTCCTGCATCAACACACTCTCCGGAATGGGCGTGGATATTCGCACCCGCAAGCCGCTTATCGCAAACGTAATCGGCGGTCTTTCAGGGCCTGCAATCAAACCTGTAGCGCTGCGCTGCACGCATCAGGTCTGCAAAGCTGTTTCCATTCCCGTAATCGGTATGGGCGGCATTGCATCAGCAGAAGATGTCCTCGAATTTATCCTCGTAGGCGCGCATGCCGTACAAGTAGGTACCGCAAACTTCCTGCGTCCAGA
- the recR gene encoding recombination mediator RecR → MQQLPEPLKVLVGQLSKLPGLGPKSAQRLAMTLLKWPEKQTRDLGQNIHDLRDKLYLCDRCGALSDTDPCAICINVNRSTDTLCIVPEWDAMLALEEGGFYKGQYFIIGGLIAPLENVTPEQLELDKLKSRLLEGSITEIIFALGTTIEAENTVSYIKELVKREFPGISVSRLAQGIPLGSDVQFVDKATLRQSLNYRQKL, encoded by the coding sequence GTGCAACAGCTCCCTGAACCGCTTAAAGTTCTAGTTGGACAACTCTCCAAGCTGCCGGGACTCGGTCCCAAATCTGCACAGCGACTTGCTATGACGCTGCTCAAGTGGCCGGAAAAGCAAACCCGCGATCTTGGACAAAATATCCATGACCTGCGAGACAAACTGTATCTCTGTGATCGATGCGGCGCATTGTCAGACACCGACCCATGCGCCATATGCATCAACGTAAACCGCTCGACCGATACCCTGTGTATCGTGCCGGAATGGGATGCAATGCTCGCACTTGAAGAGGGCGGCTTCTACAAAGGGCAGTACTTTATCATCGGCGGACTCATTGCGCCGCTTGAAAACGTTACCCCTGAACAGCTGGAACTGGATAAATTGAAATCACGCCTTCTCGAAGGCTCCATTACCGAGATTATCTTCGCGCTCGGCACCACTATTGAAGCGGAAAACACCGTCTCCTACATCAAGGAGCTTGTAAAACGGGAGTTTCCTGGCATCAGTGTCAGCCGGCTCGCGCAAGGTATTCCCCTCGGATCAGACGTACAGTTTGTGGACAAAGCAACGCTGCGGCAATCGCTTAACTACAGACAAAAGCTGTAG
- a CDS encoding energy transducer TonB — protein MKKKTPPKPTPEDLLRKALASTKATVKKNDQNKVRNVENELAALQKAVEKEDAKNAEQGIEGTPQDGVIGSIEDLYALTVMDAIRPNWRYPKLATRTILVAQVRIMISNVGEILDAKLVNSSGRPDFDSSTLRAISETESLPTPPSPDLTEITLNFNSQEK, from the coding sequence GTGAAGAAGAAAACTCCACCGAAACCAACCCCCGAAGATCTTTTGCGGAAAGCGTTGGCATCAACTAAAGCTACTGTGAAAAAAAACGATCAGAATAAAGTTCGAAATGTCGAAAATGAGCTGGCGGCTTTACAAAAGGCAGTAGAAAAAGAAGATGCTAAAAATGCAGAACAAGGTATTGAAGGTACACCACAAGATGGTGTTATAGGCAGCATTGAAGATCTATATGCGTTAACAGTTATGGACGCCATTAGACCAAATTGGCGCTACCCAAAGCTTGCCACGCGTACCATTCTTGTTGCACAGGTACGGATAATGATTTCGAACGTAGGGGAAATCTTAGACGCCAAGCTCGTAAATTCGTCTGGCCGTCCTGATTTTGATTCTTCCACACTGCGGGCAATTTCTGAAACAGAGTCTTTGCCCACCCCTCCAAGTCCTGACCTTACGGAAATTACCCTGAACTTTAACAGTCAGGAAAAATAA